GGCAGCAAACCATCGCGGTAATTACAAAAGGCCTGGTCGCGGTCTTTGGGGATGGGCACATACCAGGTTATGGAATCGCGCGGGTAAACTGCCCACATCCACTGGCCGTTATGGCGGTCCCAGTCGCCAATTAAAAAATCAAATAAACGGCATTTCAGGTATTGGTCAGTAGCAATACGATGCGTTCTGGATTGTGAGTAATTTTTTAAAAAAGTTTCAGTATCTACAATAGCTCTGGCAGATTCCAAGCCGGGATAATGCCGGGGGTGATTCTGGTGTTTTTCTTCCAGCAAAAAAAGTTTACCGGCGGCCCGGGCAGCAAAAGGCCTAAATAAAGGATCGTTAGGCCGCACGTAACGCAATTGCGGGTGGGCGTGCGCAATACCGGTGGCCTGGGCGAGTACCGGTACTATTAAGGCCCCGTAAGGATTTGCCCCCGAAGTTTGATCACGCACAAAATCGCCTAACCAGGTTTTTTGCCAGAAAGGAGACAACACGGAAGTAGGATCTTTATTTACGGACCGGAGTGCGTAAGTGCGGCCAGCCGAGTCGAGCAAGGTAAAGCTTAAGGTTTGCATCCCGCCCCCAACGGCGGCAATTTTTAATCCGCCAAAAGTTTTATTTAAATCCAGTACTTTTGCTTTAACTGGTTCCGTCCAGATTGGGCGGTTGTGTTGGCCTAAAAACCAGGTAGCCACCGCTGACCGGCGATATTCCGGCCCGGAGCTTACCACCACACTATCGGGTAAACCCGCGGCTGTACGGGAAACAATTTTAACCGGAACTACCGGTACTGCAGATTTTTGGGATAAAAGCCAGTAACTTACTAGTGCCAATACCAGTAAAACTAAAACGAGCCGTTTTTTCTTAATCATGTTTGCTCATGGCCAATACGTATTTAACGGTCGCAAGCAATAAAGTTTAGCTTTTGCCCGAAGAAAAATGCAAACAAAGGCTAACAGATTTTTTAAATTAGGGGTGAAAAGTAAAAGTATTAACCAGAAGAAATTAAACGAAAATTAAACCCGCGGGAGTTTGTATTCTTATTTGTTAGTAGATTTATAAAAATTTAAAATTTTAGAATATGGCGAATAGTGCACAATATACCGGTATCAACGAATCGGTTTACAACAACTTAAAACAAAAATTATCGGGTTTCGGGATTGATTTAGAAGGCAATTCGGGCAAAGTATCCCAAAAAGGGGTTTCGGCGCAATATGCTTTTGACCCGGCTACGCAAACTTTAAAAATAAACGACGTAAACGTAAGTTTTCCGGCCAGTATGATGTTTAGCTCCGATAAAATTATTGGTATGATTTCGGAAGCGGTACAAGGAGCAGGCGGTTCTAAAGTTGCTTAATACTAGCACCGAAGGATAATTTTAAAATTTTACGATTATGGCACGAGAGCCTTCCGATTTAGCGGAAGGCTCTCGTGTTTTTAAAACAGCTACTAATTTACGCCGTATATTACTCCTAATGCATTTAGAACCGTATTTTCGTTAGTTTTTCGGTTAATTCGCTTTAACCAATTTTGTCCTGCTCTGTTTAAGTAATCAATATCTATGCGCCAATTAGTGCTATTATGATGCCTGTATCTTCTGTGTATTTTTTAAATTTTACCTTTTTTCTCGCTTTACTTAATTCGTTGTCTGGGTTGGCGCAAACGGGGGGCTTACCTGCAGAACCCATGCTCCCTAAAAGTGAAGTAATGCACACCGTGTTTCTGGTGGGCAATACCGGGGCACCCCTCGATACCACCGCCGGCGCTAAATTGCGTTTGTTGCGGGAACAACTGTTGGCTTCGGGTAAAGCCAGTAACCTGGTATTTATTGGCAATACTTTCTACCCTCGCCTGTTACCGCCTCCCAATAACTCTGCGCGGGCCAGTGCCGAACAAGCTTTAAAAGCGCAATTAGCTACCCTGAAAGGTTATAAAGGCCAGGTGCATATTATTCCGGGCGATCATCAATTAAAAAAAGAGAAGAATACTGCTTCCCGGCGCGCCCGGTACCAAGAGCAATTTATCCGGGATTACCTGCAAAACGAAGCTGTTTTTATGCCCGAAAATAGCTGCCCTGGTCCAAGCCAAATCGAGATCAATGATAATATTTTGTTACTGCTGCTGGATACCAAATGGTTTATGCCCCGTAGCCCCCAAATTGACGAGGATGCCGGCTGTGCGGCCAATAGCGCTGCAGCCGTGCTGGCCGAAGTAGACGATGCCCTTAAAAGCAATGCGCAAAAGCAAATAATTGTGGCCACCCACGTAGCCCAGGACATTAAGCCCTACCGCTACCGGGTTATGCAAAAAGCGTACACCCAAATTTACCGCCAGCACCCGGGTTTAATTCACGTGGAAGATAATAGCCCTGCTTTGGCGTACGCGTGGCAGGATAGCATTAATTACATCCGCACGGGTTGGCGCTCGCTTTACCGGAATATCAGGCAAAAACCTGCCCCGCTATTTACCGCCTCGGAACCGGGTTTTTCTAAAATTATATTTTACGAAAACGGGGAAGCCTGGCTGGAGTTCTGGACTACTACGTTGGCGGCGCAACCCGCCGCCAAAATGGCTTACCGGCGCTTGCTCATGAAAAAAACAACTTTGGCCCAATTAAACGCTAAAATTAAACCATCGCGGGCTATAGATTATACCGATAGTACCGTAACGGTAAATGCCAGCAGTGTGTACCAGGTTAATGCGTTTAAGCGCTGGCTGCTCGGCGAAAATTACCGTGCTGAGTGGGCTACCCCGGTAACATTGCCGGTTTTTGATGTAGGTAAAATGAAGGGCGGGCTAAAGGTAGTGCAGCGCGGGGGCGGTTTTCAAACTAGGTCGTTGCGTTTGGTTGATTCTGAAGGGAAAGAATTTGTAATGCGATCTGTGGAGAAATACCCCATCGAGGCTATTCCAAGAGCTTTGCGCCGCACGGTAGCCGCCGATATAGTTAAGGATCAAATTTCAGCTTCGCACCCCTATGCGCCGCTGGTACTGCCTTCTTTGGCGCAAGCGGCCGGAGTTTACCATACCAATCCGCAATACTTTTTTATCCCCGACGATCCGCGGTTAGGTAGTTTTAGAACGGGCTTAGCCAACACCATTGGCTTGTTCGAAGAGCGGCCTGACGACGATGAATCTAAATCGCCGCATTTTGGAAATTCTAAAAAAGTATACGGCACCGATAAAGTGCTCGAAAAAATTTACGAAGACAACGACGACCAGGTAGACCAGCAAGCTGTAGTGCGAGCGCGGCTATTCGACTTTTTTATCGGCGACTGGGACCGCCACGAAGACCAATGGCGCTGGGCCAGCTTTGAAAACGAAAACGGTAAAGGAAAAACGTATCAGCCTATTCCGCGCGACCGCGACATGACTTTTTTCGTGAACCAGGGCGTAATTCCAAAAATTGCCAGCCGCAAATGGATTATGCCAAAAATTCAGGGCTTTGATGAAGCCATCCGGGATGTAACTACTTTTAATTTCAACGCCCGCTACTTCGATCGTACTTTTTTAACGGCGCTTTCTTTAAACGACTGGTTAAAATCGGCTACCGAGCTGCAGCAAAGCCTCACGGATGACGTGATTGAGGACGCCCTGAAAAAGCTGCCGGAACCTATTTACCAGATTCGGGGCGCTGCCCTAACCGCTACGCTTAAAGCCCGCCGCGCCCACTTAGTGAGAGATGCGGCTAAATACTATAAATTCCTGGCGCGTGCAGTAGATGTAGTAGGGTCCGATAAACGGGAGTTGTTTCGTGTAACCCGCCTGGATGATGAAAATACGCAGGTAGAAGTTTTTAAAATCAGTAAGAAAAATGAAGTAGAACAATCCATCTACAACCGGATTTTTAAAATTTCCGAAACCCGCGAGGTGCGGTTGTACGGCTTGGGCGGCGACGATACGTTTGAGGTAACCGGCACTGTTAAAAGAGGCATGCGCATCCGGATTATTGGGGGCGAAGGAGCCGATATAATTACGGATAGTTCGCGGGTAAAAAAAGGCAGTTGTAAAACCATTATTTACGACACCGCTACCGGTAACCAATTGCAGTTAGCCAGTGAATCTAAAAACGAAACCTCAGACCGCAACGAAGCCGTAAATGAATACGACCGCAAAGCATTCCGGTATAACTACCTCGGGCCATTAGCTTCTATTGAATATAACAAAGACGATGGTTTTTATTTGGGTGGCGGCTTTCTGGCTACCCAACAAGGTTTCCGGAAAGATCCGTTTGCTTCTTCGCACCGGTTTGTGGCTAATTACGCCTTAGCTACGCATTCTTTTTTGTTTCGCTACGGTGGTTATTTTACCCAGGCTTTAGGCATTTTCGACGTTGGCTTAAACCTAGACGTAAAAACCCGGAATTTCGCCGATAACTTTTTTGGCTTGTCTAACGAATCGGTTTATAACCGCGAAGTGGGCATTGATTTTTACCGGTACCGTTCGGAGCGTTATACTTTTAACGTTTTACTGGGGCGCCGGTGGGGCAAGTACCAGCGGCTTTTGTTTGGGCCAACTTATCAGTTTGTGCAGGTGCAGGAGCCCGTAAACCGTTATTTAGAGCAATTTAGCGCGGAGGAGCTAAGCCCCAACGACCCTTTTGCCTCCAAAAGTTACGCGGGGCTGCAAATGTCTTACGAACTCGATAGCCGCGATAATAAAACTTTACCCAGCCGGGGCGTGTACTTTTTAACGGAGGCCAGCGGTTACCTAGGTACCAACAACTATTCTACTAATTACTCGCGCATTAATTCGCAGCTATCGTTTTTCCAGACGGTGTATTTGCCGTTTAAAGTGGTGCTGGCCGGCCGCGTGGGCGGCGGTACTACCCTGGGCGATTTTGAATTTTTTCAGGCCAATACCCTGGATGGCTTGTACAACGTGCGGGGCTTCCGGCGGTCGCGCTACTCGGGGCGTTCGAGTTTTTACAATAACCTCGAAGCCCGGATTCAATTATTTAATTTTCAAACGTATTTATTTCCGGGAGCCGCCGGCGTCATGGTTTTTCATGATAGCGGGCGCGTTTGGAACAGTAATGAGCAATCTAATAAATGGCACCGCGGCTACGGCGGCGGCTTTTGGTTTGCCCCGGTAAACTTAATTGTAATTACGGCGGGCTACATGGTTTCCGACGAAAACCGGTTGCCTTTAATCAGTGCCGGATTTTTATTTTAGAAAGTAGGCTTGGAATGAACACCAAATAAAGAGGTTTGCGTATAAAGTTTGCTAATGGCAGACCTAAGTCTGAAAAAGTGAATGAAAACAGTGACCAAAAAACACAAACATTAACGCATAAAACTCATGAAAGATCAACAATTAGAGCAATTGAAAATACAGCCGGAAGACTTATCTAAAACTTTTGAAAACGTAATGCACGTGTTTCAGCAAGGTAATACCGAGCGTTTACCCGATTTACTGCAAGATGCCGGTAACTTACTTATGAAAGCCAGCCGCAAATTATCGACTACCCAGTTGGTGTTGGCTGTTGCGGTAGTAGCCGTAGGCGTTATTTTCGTAGCTAAAAAGATAGAAGACGAACTGGAAGAAAACGACAATCAGATTGGTCAATAAGCGGCATAAGCTAAGCCTATAAACAAAAAAAGCTGCCTTGAGGGCAGCTTTTTTTGTTTATAGCTAATTACCGGATTAGTTCAGGTAAATAGAAAATAGCTCGAAACGGTTAGAGGCAAAGCTCCAGTGCGAAGCCGATGGATGTATTTCCTGGCCATCGCGGTTTAAAATAGTAACGGCTACCCCTTCCGAAACATTTAAAGGCTCGGTAAAACATTTAACAGCATATATCCGGCCTGCTTCAATCCACTCATCCGGTTCGAAGCTGGGTAAAGAATCATCGATGCAGTGGGCATATAAGGCCACGTATTTGGGAGGAATGTTTAAATTTACCATAAAGCTAAAACTATTAATTATGCCTAAATGTTCCGGACTACTTCGGTTACTGCATTCACGTGAGATAGTCGGGCTGGTACTAATTATGTAAACAAAAGATAAAAATTATTTTTTTAAGATCAAAAAATATCTCCCCGATTTTTGTAAGCTTTTTTGAAAAAATAGTTTTAATTTAAAAAAAAGAGAATAAATCAACCTGTTTATTGCAATATTAACTTTATTGTTCTTTTAGTTTACGCATACTTTTAAGATTAGGTTAGTCTGCTTGCATTTCTTTAAAACTACCAGCGGCATCGAATAAAAAGCTTAGCGGCTGCTGCGGATTTTTTAAAATTTCGGTTTCGGTAATGCCCCAGCGTTTCAGCATTTCTTCGAACATGTGGGTATAGCCGCTCAGTTGCCACGGATTAAACACAGAAGCCGTAATATCGTCGATTAAAGTATCTACCACCAGGGCCTGGTCGCCGGGTTTTACGGAGCGCACAAAATACTCCGGTATCACATTTAACAGATAAGCAGCATAATATACCTGCGCTAAAAATTCGGCGGCTTGCTTGGGGTGCAACGCTTTGCCCGCCAGAGGGTGCCATAAACGTTGCTGCAGGGCTTCTTTAATAATACCGTTATCCAGGAGGCAGCAAACCAGTAAGGTATCGTCCATTTTTAAACTAATCATCATGGTGTACAAATCGTCGCGGAACTCAAAAGCGGCGCTGCCGGCATCTGGCTGCAAGGGCACTACAAAAACCGAACAAGGTATAAAATCAGGAAACACCATGGGCACCCGTATAGATTGCAGCACTTTAAAAAAAGACTGCATTTTATCGAGCATGTAAATATCTTCGGTGAGCACAAACTGGGGTTGTAAGAGCGGGTCTTGCTCGGCTTTTATTTCGCGCACCAGCAAACCGTAGAAAATTTTACCCAGCCACCGAAAAATTACTTTCTCGTCGAGTTGCTGCCAACCAGTTAAACCTTCGGCGGCTACGGCTTGTACTTGTTCTTCCAAAGGCGCCAGGTGCTGGTGCTGGCAATTGGCGCAGCAAGGCAAGGTTAGCTCGGCGTAGGTTAATATGCTTTTATCTAGTAACAATATTTCTTGCTTAGCCAGGTTATACTTGGCCATGAGCCAATCCGGGAAAATAGGAATAACCTCCGTTGGGTTTACGGGCCGGCCGCACAAAAAACAGTTATCCTGAATGATAGCAAGCTGCTGGAAAGGATTATATAAAGTTAAATCATTCATAATTTAAAAAATGCTAGGGCGCAAAGTTACACAATCAGGCGCAGGAAGAGTATTTATCTTTAGTAGGTTAATTTTGGTTTAGGTGGTAGTACAGGAAATAAACCTAAAGTATAATGCAACCAATCCGTTTAGATCACGGTCTCTAATCGTAAATGATTAGAAATTATCCGGGCTTTATACCTGTTGTTTGGGCTTTTGCGGGTGCTTGGTTAAACCCAGAAGTAGGCACGGTACTTGTCTTATTATTCATATTCTAAATAACCACTCTATACTTATCTAACACTTATGAAAAGGACTATATTTTCGCTTTTAATTTTATTATTTATGCAGCAATTTACTTTTGCCCAGGTTCAGCCTACAACCGTTTTGCCGCCTTTGGTAAATGTATCGGGTTACGGCGAAGTAAAAGTACAACCCGATGAAATAAGCTTGCAGGTAGCCGTGGAAACCCGCGATAAATCGTTGGACGAGGCTAAAAAGCAAAATGATAAAAACGTAGCCGCTATTCTGGCTTACCTTAAAAAAAGTGGCGTAGATGCTAAAAACGTGCAAACAACTTACATGAGTGTGCAGCCTATTTACTCCGGTAATTTTGGACAAGCTACCCCGGATGTATATACCGCTACTAAAACCATAAATGTGCTGGTTAAAAAAATAAGTTCTTTCGACGAATTAATGGCGGGCATTTACAAAGCCGGCGCTAACCGCGTAGATGGCATTGATTTCAGAACTTCAGATTTACAAAAACACCGCGAACAAGCCCGTAAATTAGCCGTGCAGGCGGCCCGCCAAAAAGCTACCGCGTTAACATCTGAGTTAGGCGCCAAAGTAGGCCGGGTGTATTCTATTAACGAATCGGGCAATAATTATCCGGGCCCAATTGCTTACGGCCGGGCAAATAAAATGATGGAATCAGCCGCGTTTGATGGAGCTGGCGGATCAACCATTGCGGCCGGAGAAATTATAGTTTCGGCTAGCGTAGATGTAAGCTTTTTAATTGAATAGCCCGCAATTTGCGGTTTAAAAAGCCCGGTCAGGTTTGCCTGAACCGGGCTTTTAAATTTTTAACTTACCATATAGCAATAATCCTGCATTTTATAAAACATTTCTTTTAATGATGCAGTTAGTAAAAAGGTACTTAGCCTTAAGGCACGTAGAAATAATTAAAATCTAATAAACAGGCTGGTTATACGGCTAGAATTTAAAATTTTTAAAAAATAGGCGTATAAAGTAAACAAAGAAAAGGGTTGTAATTGATTGAGGTGCTTGATACATGCGTTGTTTGTCAGAAAGTTTTTTACACATTGACTGGGACGAAGAATACGATATTCTTTACCTGGAATGGTATTACTACCCGGGCCAAGAGGCTTACCGCGAAAGTCTAAATTCAACCCTGAACTTAGCCCGTCAGAAAGAAATAAGGTTTTTTATAGCTAACGTAAAACAACTTAAGGCTATAGAACCAACCGAAATATCCTGGTACATTGAAAACTGGTTTCCGGAACTGCTCACCTTACCCATCCAAAAAATAGCTTTTATTTTATCAACCAATAATTTTGAAGAGAGTGCCGCCGGTTTTATACAAAAGCTGGATATACCGGTTTTACCTTTCGAAATGGAATTTTTCACGCAAATCGAAAAAGCTTATGCCTGGATTAAAAATAACCCGTTGGCCGGACCCAGGTTATACACGGAGTAGTTGTTGCGCCGGATTATTTTAAATAACAGGCTACGCTGAAATTTAAAAAATTTAAAAATTTATCCGCAAAAGTTAAAAGATTTAGCGCACTACGCTTGCTTTTAACTCAGCAGAAAGCCCGCTAAAGATTTGTGGCTGATTTTTAAAATTTTACTGCAGCAACTAGCTAAAATTACCAGAATACACCTAATGGGGCAATTATTTTAATAAGTAGCTAAACTCCAGAATTTAATAAAAAAGTTTAGCAGCTTGTTTCTAAAATGCTTTCATCCGGAATAAATGCCGAATAAATTTCTGGTATTAAGTTAAATTCAACATATTTGAAAGCTTAAGCGCAGAAAAAACATGGCATCATCTCCTTTTGATTTAACTGGTAAACTGGCATTAATTACCGGGGGCGGCACCGGTTTAGGTTTAGGTATTGCCGAAGCATTTATTCAGGCGGGCGCCCGGGTAATAATTACGGGCCGGCGCGAAGAAGTGCTGCAACAAGCTTGTCAGCAGTTGGGGCCGCAAGTAAGCTGCGAGGTAAACGACGTAGCCGATTTAGATTCTATTCCGGGGTTGGTACAAACCGTAGAACAAAAATACGGGCCGATTGATATACTGGTAAACAACGCCGGTATTAATTTAAAAAAACACACCCTGGAGGTGAACGACGCCGAGTTTCAGGCGATTATTCAAACTAATTTATTGGGTTTGTTTGCTTTAACCCGCGAAGTAGCCAAAGGCATGACCCAACGCAAATCCGGTTCTATTCTCATGATTACGTCCATGGCGGCGTTGTACGGTTTGCCTTTGGTAAGCGCGTATGCGGCTTCTAAATCGGCGGTTTTGGGTATGGTGCGGGTACTCGCCAGCGATTTATCGCCCCACGGCATCCGGGTAAACGCCATTGCCCCGGGTTTTATTCAGTCGCCGATGTTGTTAAAAGCCCTGGAAACCGATCCGGAACGTAAACGAAAAGTGTTGGGCCGCACGCCCTTGGGTGGTTTTGGGCAACCCGCCGATATTGGACACGCGGCCGTGTTTCTGGCCTCCGATGCTGCCCGTTTTATTACCGGCGTTAACTTGCCCGTTGATGGCGGCAATTCCATCGGTTTTTAAATTTAAGTGCAGCTAAGTGCACCCCAGAATCTAAGTTTTTGGTGCAAATCTACATGAACCGGTTACAAGCTAAATTTTTAATTTTTTTGATTTCCGGAACCATTCAGTTGAGAAAAACAAAGCAAACTGATTGAAATGGAAAGTGGCCGATAGCGTTACCGGAAAGGTTGCCGTTAAAAAAATGCATATAAAAGC
The sequence above is a segment of the Adhaeribacter swui genome. Coding sequences within it:
- a CDS encoding BamA/TamA family outer membrane protein: MLPKSEVMHTVFLVGNTGAPLDTTAGAKLRLLREQLLASGKASNLVFIGNTFYPRLLPPPNNSARASAEQALKAQLATLKGYKGQVHIIPGDHQLKKEKNTASRRARYQEQFIRDYLQNEAVFMPENSCPGPSQIEINDNILLLLLDTKWFMPRSPQIDEDAGCAANSAAAVLAEVDDALKSNAQKQIIVATHVAQDIKPYRYRVMQKAYTQIYRQHPGLIHVEDNSPALAYAWQDSINYIRTGWRSLYRNIRQKPAPLFTASEPGFSKIIFYENGEAWLEFWTTTLAAQPAAKMAYRRLLMKKTTLAQLNAKIKPSRAIDYTDSTVTVNASSVYQVNAFKRWLLGENYRAEWATPVTLPVFDVGKMKGGLKVVQRGGGFQTRSLRLVDSEGKEFVMRSVEKYPIEAIPRALRRTVAADIVKDQISASHPYAPLVLPSLAQAAGVYHTNPQYFFIPDDPRLGSFRTGLANTIGLFEERPDDDESKSPHFGNSKKVYGTDKVLEKIYEDNDDQVDQQAVVRARLFDFFIGDWDRHEDQWRWASFENENGKGKTYQPIPRDRDMTFFVNQGVIPKIASRKWIMPKIQGFDEAIRDVTTFNFNARYFDRTFLTALSLNDWLKSATELQQSLTDDVIEDALKKLPEPIYQIRGAALTATLKARRAHLVRDAAKYYKFLARAVDVVGSDKRELFRVTRLDDENTQVEVFKISKKNEVEQSIYNRIFKISETREVRLYGLGGDDTFEVTGTVKRGMRIRIIGGEGADIITDSSRVKKGSCKTIIYDTATGNQLQLASESKNETSDRNEAVNEYDRKAFRYNYLGPLASIEYNKDDGFYLGGGFLATQQGFRKDPFASSHRFVANYALATHSFLFRYGGYFTQALGIFDVGLNLDVKTRNFADNFFGLSNESVYNREVGIDFYRYRSERYTFNVLLGRRWGKYQRLLFGPTYQFVQVQEPVNRYLEQFSAEELSPNDPFASKSYAGLQMSYELDSRDNKTLPSRGVYFLTEASGYLGTNNYSTNYSRINSQLSFFQTVYLPFKVVLAGRVGGGTTLGDFEFFQANTLDGLYNVRGFRRSRYSGRSSFYNNLEARIQLFNFQTYLFPGAAGVMVFHDSGRVWNSNEQSNKWHRGYGGGFWFAPVNLIVITAGYMVSDENRLPLISAGFLF
- a CDS encoding SIMPL domain-containing protein → MKRTIFSLLILLFMQQFTFAQVQPTTVLPPLVNVSGYGEVKVQPDEISLQVAVETRDKSLDEAKKQNDKNVAAILAYLKKSGVDAKNVQTTYMSVQPIYSGNFGQATPDVYTATKTINVLVKKISSFDELMAGIYKAGANRVDGIDFRTSDLQKHREQARKLAVQAARQKATALTSELGAKVGRVYSINESGNNYPGPIAYGRANKMMESAAFDGAGGSTIAAGEIIVSASVDVSFLIE
- a CDS encoding SDR family NAD(P)-dependent oxidoreductase; protein product: MASSPFDLTGKLALITGGGTGLGLGIAEAFIQAGARVIITGRREEVLQQACQQLGPQVSCEVNDVADLDSIPGLVQTVEQKYGPIDILVNNAGINLKKHTLEVNDAEFQAIIQTNLLGLFALTREVAKGMTQRKSGSILMITSMAALYGLPLVSAYAASKSAVLGMVRVLASDLSPHGIRVNAIAPGFIQSPMLLKALETDPERKRKVLGRTPLGGFGQPADIGHAAVFLASDAARFITGVNLPVDGGNSIGF